A window of the Branchiostoma floridae strain S238N-H82 chromosome 12, Bfl_VNyyK, whole genome shotgun sequence genome harbors these coding sequences:
- the LOC118426899 gene encoding uncharacterized protein LOC118426899, giving the protein MPDIFLISGVKADEMPLPLTTEASIFSDGTVRYVVPWTFTVPCRKRSESDSWECQVVFQSWNKPADEIALSPIEEFLDAEEYNGDLQWSVQSVSADRLITNVRNEADKSRLIFTLVLTKNVSEA; this is encoded by the exons ATGCCGGATATTTTCCTGATATCAGG TGTGAAGGCAGATGAGATGCCGTTACCCTTGACAACAGAAGCGTCCATCTTTAGTGATGGAACCGTGCGGTATGTCGTACCCTGGACCTTCACTGTGCCTTGTAGGAAACGATCCGAGTCGGACTCATGGGAGTGTCAGGTTGTGTTCCAGTCGTGGAACAAG CCGGCCGATGAGATAGCACTGTCTCCTATCGAAGAATTTTTGGACGCGGAGGAATACAACGGCGACTTGCAGTGGAGCGTCCAGTCCGTGTCAGCTGATAGGCTGATCACGAATGTGCGCAATGAGGCAGACAAGTCCAGACTGATCTTCACACTGGTTCTGACTAAGAATGTGTCAGAAGCATAA
- the LOC118426896 gene encoding cytochrome P450 2J2-like, giving the protein MESAVSFVSGLLANLTLQSTLVLVLAFLVTYWLLGAGDRQKNLPPGPRGLPLLGNLLSFRPSHLLSNLAAWRQQYGDVFCVRIANRLAVVLNGHKAIQDALVKQPEVFSNRPPPMLDSAKDQGVAMSEYGEDWKAKRRIGLTALRQFGMGKRSLEGKITEEARILCDVLAEKNGTATDMSLLLSNAVSNVICAMSFGERFEHNDMEFQRLMRLMSEMVGGSGGNAGSSISRFIPLVRKLPFFKKGLERRVKMSLEVVDFIKSKIKEHKETFDPADIRDIIDVYLMETQQQTPDDADRTITEMGMINTMRDLFMGGAETTATTLKWGLLYLARHLEVQRKVQDEIDREFGASPPTLSQRGKLPYTEATILEIQRIRPIAPLAVPHTTSTATVLHGFDIPADTFVIPNLWSAMMDPAVAPDPETFNPDRFLDEDGTVVRPEWLIPFSLGRRQCLGEQLAKMELFLFLTTLLQHFTFKLPDGAPALSMEGSLGIVLAPKAYQICAVPRDN; this is encoded by the exons ATGGAATCAGCCGTGTCTTTTGTGAGCGGTTTACTCGCTAACCTGACCCTACAGTCTACCCTGGTTCTCGTCCTGGCCTTCCTGGTGACCTACTGGCTCCTGGGCGCAGGTGATCGGCAGAAGAACCTTCCACCGGGCCCGAGAGGCCTGCCCCTGCTCGGTAACCTCCTTAGCTTCCGCCCGAGCCACTTGTTATCCAACCTGGCGGCCTGGCGGCAGCAGTACGGAGATGTTTTCTGTGTGAGGATCGCCAACAGGCTGGCTGTCGTGCTCAATGG GCACAAGGCTATCCAGGACGCTCTCGTCAAGCAACCGGAAGTATTTTCCAACCGCCCTCCCCCAATGTTAGATTCGGCCAAGGACCAAG GAGTTGCCATGTCCGAGTACGGGGAGGATTGGAAGGCGAAACGCCGAATAGGTCTGACCGCCCTCCGTCAGTTCGGTATGGGCAAACGTAGTCTGGAGGGGAAAATCACGGAGGAGGCTCGCATCCTGTGTGACGTCCTTGCGGAAAAGAACGGCACTGCAACGGACATGTCGCTTCTATTGTCAAATGCGGTTTCTAACGTCATTTGTGCCATGTCGTTTGGTGAGAGATTCGAACACAACGACATGGAGTTCCAGAGGCTCATGCGACTGATGTCAGAGATGGTCGGGGGTTCTGGGGGGAATGCCGGATCTTCTATTTCTCGGTTTATTCCTTTGGTACGAAAGTTGCCATTCTTTAAAAAGGGACTGGAAAGACGAGTAAAAATGAGCCTCGAGGTCGTTGACTTTATCAAATCAAAGATCAAAGAACACAAAGAGACCTTCGATCCTGCCGACATCCGGGACATTATCGATGTGTACTTGATGGAGACCCAGCAGCAGACCCCGGATGACGCGGACCGCACCATTACAGAAATGGGGATGATCAACACAATGAGAGATCTGTTCATGGGCGGAGCAGAAACTACAGCTACGACCTTGAAGTGGGGGCTGTTGTACCTGGCGCGCCATCTGGAGGTGCAGCGAAAAGTGCAGGACGAGATCGACCGAGAGTTTGGCGCCAGTCCCCCAACCTTGTCCCAGCGAGGGAAGCTGCCCTACACAGAGGCCACCATACTGGAAATCCAACGGATTCGACCTATCGCACCGCTTGCTGTACCTCATACCACCTCCACCGCTACAGTGTTGCACGGCTTCGACATACCGGCCGACACTTTCGTCATCCCGAACCTGTGGTCCGCCATGATGGATCCGGCAGTGGCACCTGACCCTGAGACCTTCAACCCGGACAGGTTCCTCGACGAAGATGGGACCGTTGTTCGTCCCGAGTGGCTCATTCCCTTTTCGCTAG GGCGGCGTCAGTGCCTCGGTGAGCAACTGGCCAAGATGGagctttttcttttcttgacaACCTTGCTGCAGCACTTCACATTCAAGCTGCCAGACGGCGCCCCTGCACTATCAATGGAGGGCTCTTTGGGCATTGTCCTTGCACCCAAAGCCTACCAGATTTGCGCCGTTCCCAGAGATAATTAG
- the LOC118426979 gene encoding atrial natriuretic peptide receptor 1-like, with product MLLMAADLGIVNGDYVFVVINFAPDAMLGENTWMGRDGRDADAKKVFNGLLNVHVHTPLLEDWDMLEREVRYRMAGPPFNRGMQRYEKVDVYAAMLYDAVMLYALALDDALKEGESDTNGARVAQLMTDRTFDGIAGSVSIDEYGDRSPNYVIQNLKGDRFEDIAEFATANKSLDMRDVDIVWAGGKSAPPIDSPECGWDNDLCADDSLMTFLQEARYKDQIALGAVGSAVVFIALATTVIFFWYRKCMLERNLTDQSLWIVDYADIVMPEHPVGHSSVSQGSARASSQGSQVTGSKNMTKSIGGQTHTSSGSGTTTENIFHTIKSGKTIIGKYKGNIVAMKKIEREKLVITRKHLTEFKQMRDLLHENVNIFVGACIYPPRIYLITAFCSKGSLQDLLENDSINLDQSFKMSIAVDIAKGMAFLHGTVIASHGRLKSSNCVVDSRWVVKVTDYGMGDFKCDQDDAVWESEHARYTDMFWTAPELLRCAANGNYGSQKGDVYGFGIILAEIALRSGPYSAQSVLDPKGIIQAVKFGQEPVYRPVVPQDSCLHEMHRLMESCWAELPDRRPSFQSIISWLKKMNGGKLMTVVDNMFSMMEKYASNLEELVQERTQQLDEEKRKTDELLYRMIPIFVANKLKVGETIAPQTFESVTVYFSDIVGFTKLAAASSPLQVVDFLNDLYTLFDGVIEKYDVYKVETIGDAYMVASGLPELNGNRHVSEIATMALELLSCLKNFTIRHLPQKQLQLRCGFHTASSPVRLEDERLGHM from the exons ATGCTCTTGATGGCTGCGGACCTGGGGATCGTGAATGGCGACTACGTCTTCGTTGTCATCAACTTTGCTCCGGATGCCATGTTGGGAGAGAACACGTGGATGGGACGGGACGGAAGGGATGCGGACGCCAAGAAAGTTTTCAA CGGACTGTTGAATGTCCACGTTCACACGCCGTTACTGGAGGACTGGGACATGCTCGAGCGGGAAGTCCGGTACCGTATGGCAGGGCCGCCGTTCAACCGTGGGATGCAACGATATGAAAAG GTTGACGTGTACGCCGCCATGTTGTATGACGCAGTGATGCTGTACGCCCTGGCGCTGGATGACGCGCTGAAGGAAGGGGAGTCTGACACGAACGGCGCCCGGGTTGCGCAACTCATGACAGACAGGACCTTCGACG GTATTGCAGGGAGTGTCTCCATAGATGAGTACGGAGACAGGAGCCCCAACTACGTCATTCAAAACCTGAAGGGTGATCGCTTTGAGGACATAGCCGAATTTGCGACGGCAAATAAG TCGCTAGATATGCGGGACGTGGACATAGTGTGGGCGGGTGGAAAGTCGGCTCCACCGATCGACAGTCCGGAGTGTGGCTGGGACAACGATCTCTGCGCCGACGATTCTT TGATGACCTTTTTACAAGAGGCAAGATACAAAG ATCAGATTGCTTTGGGCGCAGTTGGTTCTGCCGTAGTATTTATCGCCCTGGCCACAACAGTCATATTCTTCTGGTACAG GAAGTGTATGCTCGAGCGGAATTTGACTGACCAGAGTCTTTGGATAGTCGATTACGCCGACATCGTCATGCCTGAACATCCCGTTGGTCATTCCTCTGTATCTCAG GGCAGTGCACGGGCAAGCAGTCAAGGTTCCCAAGTCACTGGAAGTAAGAATATGACTAAGAGCATTGGTGGCCAAACTCACACGTCTAGTGGCAGCGGCACCACCACTGAGAACATATTCCACACCATCAAAAGTGGAAAAACTATCATCGGGAAATACAAG GGTAACATTGTGGCCATGAAGAAGATAGAAAGGGAGAAGCTGGTGATCACACGAAAACACCTGACGGAGTTCAAACAG atgaggGACCTGCTccatgaaaatgtcaacatcTTCGTAGGCGCTTGCATCTACCCACCCAGAATCTACCTCATCACTGCCTTCTGCTCCAAGGGAAGTCTACAG GATCTCCTGGAAAATGACAGCATAAATCTTGACCAATCCTTCAAGATGTCCATTGCTGTCGACATTGCTAAG GGGATGGCCTTCCTGCACGGGACGGTCATCGCTTCCCATGGCAGACTGAAGTCCTCGAACTGCGTGGTGGACAGTCGCTGGGTGGTCAAGGTGACAGACTACGGCATGGGCgacttcaagtgtgaccaggaTGACGCGGTTTGGGAGTCAGAACACGCTCGCTACACTG ACATGTTCTGGACTGCCCCAGAGCTGTTACGCTGTGCCGCCAATGGAAACTACGGTTCGCAGAAAGGCGACGTCTACGGCTTTGGGATCATCCTGGCGGAGATCGCGCTCCGGAGCGGCCCCTACAGCGCACAGTCTGTCCTGGATCCGAAAG GCATTATACAAGCTGTGAAGTTCGGCCAGGAGCCCGTGTACCGTCCCGTCGTGCCGCAGGACAGCTGTCTGCACGAGATGCACCGCCTGATGGAGTCCTGCTGGGCGGAGCTGCCCGACCGCCGGCCAAGCTTTCAGTCCATCATCTCATGGCTCAAAAAGATGAACGGCGGAAA GTTGATGACTGTGGTGGATAACATGTTCTCTATGATGGAGAAGTACGCCTCTAACCTGGAGGAGCTGGTCCAGGAGCGAACACAGCAACTGGACGAAGAGAAGAGGAAGACAGACGAGCTGCTCTACCGAATGATACCGAT TTTTGTGGCCAACAAACTGAAGGTCGGTGAAACCATCGCACCCCAGACCTTCGAGTCCGTGACCGTGTACTTCAGCGACATCGTGGGGTTCACCAAACTGGCAGCTGCAAGCTCGCCGCTTCAG gTTGTCGACTTTCTGAATGACCTGTACACACTGTTTGACGGCGTCATCGAGAAGTATGATGTTTATAAG GTTGAGACTATCGGTGACGCCTACATGGTGGCCTCTGGGCTGCCTGAGCTGAACGGGAACCGCCACGTCAGCGAGATCGCCACCATGGCGCTGGAACTTCTCTCCTGCCTCAAAAACTTCACCATACGTCATCTTCCACAGAAACAGCTCCAGCTGCGCTGTGGCTTCCATACAG CATCGTCCCCCGTTCGTCTTGAAGATGAAAGGCTCGGTCATATGTAG
- the LOC118426897 gene encoding uncharacterized protein LOC118426897, producing the protein MRGCVGRRKSRSGRSFRRWLRFSVISSQEEAMMWGGLLFVLTVSVACIAANKPRQRCQSIKMDMCKDAGYRRTKFPNRLGHRKQDHAQRDAVNNLVDVIVRSECSPHIKRLACLLYAPPCDNLEDDTGLPVYPCRSLCQAAKDDCVPWFAEIGYIWPGVFNCSQFPAEGKCNGYDETRTSSQDFTRTCEPITIPLCGDVSYSSAGYPNHLGHRDQEKAGLEAHQFWPLVKVQCSPHLKEFVCSMYAPPCDLQRNTTPPLRPCRSLCLAARSGCEDLMSKFGFRWPVALECDSLPTKEEEDCFGHISTPPLPTDSIPKDRCEDITIPFCQDIKYTKTRFPLAGRNILQNQQEASREIDLFLSHVDRNCSPHLRQFVCHMYTPPCGNDDIPQLPCRGLCEAVWDACNVFIAPWPETLNCDYLPLDESGTCARLVEPTKAPPRVSSSELLETLLRDYDRRIRPDMGQTTVNIGLTLRRILKLV; encoded by the exons ATGCGCGGCTGTGTGGGTCGGCGGAAGTCTAGGTCTGGTCGGTCCTTCCGCCGCTGGCTGCGCTTCTCTGTCATATCGTCCCAGGAGGAAGCCATGATGTGGGGCGGTCTGCTCTTCGTACTGACGGTGTCAGTCGCGTGTATTGCAG CCAATAAGCCTCGCCAGCGATGCCAGTCTATAAAGATGGACATGTGTAAAGACGCAGGCTACAGGAGAACCAAGTTCCCAAACCGTCTGGGTCACCGGAAACAAGACCACGCTCAAAGGGACGCCGTTAACAACCTCGTTGACGTCATCGTCAGGAGCGAATGTTCGCCACATATCAAGAGACTGGCGTGCCTGTTATACGCGCCACCTTGCGATAATTTGGAGGACGACACCGGCCTTCCAGTGTATCCCTGCAGGAGTCTGTGCCAAGCTGCGAAAGACGACTGTGTACCGTGGTTCGCGGAGATCGGGTATATCTGGCCAGGGGTCTTCAACTGCTCCCAGTTTCCAGCCGAAGGGAAATGCAACGGATATGACGAGACCAGGACATCCTCGCAAGATTTTACTA GGACATGCGAGCCTATCACCATCCCATTGTGCGGCGACGTGAGCTACAGCAGCGCTGGCTACCCTAACCACCTGGGTCATCGCGATCAAGAGAAAGCAGGCCTCGAGGCTCACCAGTTCTGGCCGCTTGTGAAAGTCCAGTGTTCCCCACATCTGAAGGAGTTCGTGTGCAGCATGTACGCGCCACCTTGCGACTTGCAGAGAAACACCACCCCTCCTCTGCGGCCATGCAGGAGTCTGTGCCTAGCCGCCAGGTCTGGATGTGAGGACTTGATGAGCAAGTTCGGGTTCAGATGGCCGGTGGCGCTAGAGTGTGACTCACTACCGACCAAAGAGGAGGAAGACTGTTTTGGACACATTTCTACTCCTCCTCTCCCAACAGACTCCATTCCAAAAG ATAGATGCGAGGACATCACCATACCATTCTGCCAGGATATAAAGTACACCAAAACGCGATTCCCACTCGCAGGGAGGAACATCCTCCAGAATCAGCAAGAAGCAAGCCGGGAGATCGATCTGTTTTTGAGCCATGTTGACAGAAACTGCTCCCCGCACTTGAGGCAATTCGTGTGTCACATGTATACGCCACCTTGCGGAAACGATGACATACCACAGCTTCCTTGCCGCGGCCTGTGCGAGGCAGTATGGGATGCGTGCAATGTCTTCATCGCGCCCTGGCCAGAAACCCTCAACTGTGACTATCTACCGCTTGATGAATCGGGTACTTGTGCCAGGCTTGTTGAGCCTACAAAGGCGCCGCCTCGCG TGTCATCATCTGAGCTCTTGGAAACCCTTCTCCGGGACTACGACAGAAGGATACGTCCAGACATGGGGCAAACCACCGTCAACATCGGACTGACATTGCGAAGGATCCTGAAACTCGTATGA
- the LOC118426978 gene encoding gamma-aminobutyric acid type B receptor subunit 1-like — protein MAFTVRFLTLQSLLPLMWTILFSIHTEAVESKKNLTVVVLVPWTGPWPIGKRMAPAAAVAIDDINNNDAILPDYHIDFVWRDTGCSAREGTDVTMELYDELRADLRAIIGPGCDAVCGPIGVLAASWNVPVVSWGCASSHLSNKDEYPTFARTVGPFTKTGALFVSLLKHFGWSRAAILASTQQVWQTTSHAIKLALEDDGITVAFFQSFDPWYEQMSDRERAMHHDALETAKQKARSNHSNFPHAFLW, from the exons ATGGCCTTTACAGTAAGGTTCCTGACTTTGCAATCGCTTTTGCCTCTGATGTGGACAATTCTATTTTCAATTCATACTGAAGCGGTAGAGAGTAAGAAAAATCTAACGGTGGTAGTGTTGGTGCCTTGGACCGGACCTTGGCCGATAGGGAAACGCATGGCCCCGGCGGCCGCCGTCGCCATCGACGATATCAACAACAACGACGCCATCCTGCCAGACTACCACATCGACTTCGTCTGGAGAGACACGGGATGCTCGGCCAGGGAAGGGACGGACGTCACCATGGAGCTGTACGACGAGTTACGGGCGGATCTTCGGGCCATCATAGGACCGGGCTGCGATGCCGTCTGCGGACCAATCG GAGTTTTAGCAGCCTCGTGGAACGTACCAGTCGTATCGTGGGGGTGTGCTTCGTCTCATCTCAGCAACAAGGACGAGTACCCGACATTCGCCAGAACAGTGGGACCCTTCACCAAGACTGGGGCCCTCTTCGTGTCTCTGCTCAAGCACTTCG GTTGGAGcagggccgccatcttggcttcaacacaacaagtatggcAGACCACGTCACACGCAATCAAGTTGGCCCTGGAGGATGACGGGATAACTGTCGCCTTCTTCCAGAGTTTCGACCCTTGGTACGAGCAGATGAGCGACCGTGAGAGGGCCATGCACCATGACGCTCTGGAGACTGCGAAGCAGAAGGCTAGAAGTAATCATTCCAACTTTCCTCATGCCTTTCTGTGGTAG